A segment of the Nocardioides plantarum genome:
ACCAGGGTCGACTTGCCCGAGCCGGACACGCCGGTGACGGCGACGAACAGGCCGAGCGGGAACGACACGTCGACGTTGCGCAGGTTGTTCTCGTGGGCGCCGTGGACCCGCAGCTCGCGGCCCACGGTGCGGGGGCGGCGTACGGCGGGGACGGGGATCTCGCGACGCCCGGAGAGGTATTGCCCGGTCATCGAGTCGCGGTGGTTGAGCAGCCCCTGGACCGTGCCCGAGTGCACCACCTGGCCACCGTGCTCGCCGGCACCGGGACCGATGTCGACGACCCAGTCGGCGACCTTGATGGTGTCCTCGTCGTGCTCGACGACGATCAGGGTGTTGCCGAGGTCCTTGAGCCGGACCAGGGTCTCGATCAGCCGCTGGTTGTCGCGCTGGTGGAGGCCGATGGACGGCTCGTCGAGCACGTAGAGGACGCCGACGAGGCCGGCGCCGATCTGGGTGGCCAGCCGGATGCGCTGGGCCTCGCCGCCGGACAGCGAGCCGGACGGCCGGTTGAGGGAGAGGTAGTCGAGGCCGACGTCGAGCAGGAAGCGCAGCCGCTCCTGGATCTCCTTGAGCACGCGCTCGCCGATCTGGCGCTCGCGGGCGGTGAGCTCGAGCCCATCGAGGAACTCGGCCGTCTCGTTGATCGGCAGCGCGCAGATCTCGGCGATGTTCTTGCCGCCGAGGGTCACCGACATGGAGACGGGCTTCAGCCGGCTGCCGCGGCAGGTGGGGCAGGGCACCTCGCGCATGTAGCCCTCGAACCGCTCGCGGCTCGTGTCGGACTCGGCCTCGCGGTGTCGTCGCTCGATGTAGGGACGGACCCCCTCGAACCGGGCGTCGTAGGACCGCTCGCGGCCGTAGCGGTTGCGGGTGACGACGTGGACCTTGGCGGCGTGGCCGTCGAGGATCGCGGTCCGCGCGGAGGCCGACAGATCGCTCCAGGGGGTGTCGAGGTCGAAGTCGAGCTTGCCGCCCAGGGCACCGAGCAGCTTGCGGAAGTATTCGCCGACGCTGACGTTGTCCCAGGGCTGGATGGCACCCTCGTTGAGGGTGGCGCGCGGGTCGGGCACCACCAGCTCGGGGTCGACCTCCATCCGGGTGCCGAGGCCGCTGCACGCCGGACACGCGCCGAACGGGGAGTTGAACGAGAACGACCGCGGCTCGAGGTCGTCGGTGTCGATCGGATGGTCGTTGGGGCACGACATCTTCTCGCTGAACTTCAGCTCGCGCTCGGGGTGCTTCGGCTCGCGGTCGACGAAGTCGAAGACCACGAGACCGGCCGCGAGGTTGAGCGCCGTCTCGACCGAGTCGGTGAGGCGGCGCTTGGACGACTCCTTGACCGCGAGCCGGTCGACGACGACCTCGATCGTGTGCTTCTTCTGCTTGTCGAGCTTGGGCGGCTCGTCCATCGCGTAGGTCTCGCCGTTGACCCTGACCCGGGAGAAGCCCTGGGTCTGCAGCTGCTTGAACAGCTCGAGGTATTCGCCCTTGCGCCCCCGGATGACCGGCGCGAGGACCTGGAACCGGGCGCCCTCCTCGAGGGCGAGCACGCGGTCGACGATCTGCTGCGGCGTCTGTCGCTCGATCGGTGCCCCACAGGTGGGGCAGTGCGGACGACCGGCGCGAGCGAACAGCAGCCGCAGGTAGTCGTAGACCTCGGTGATCGTGCCGACGGTCGAGCGTGGGTTCTTGGAGGTCGACTTCTGGTCGATCGAGACCGCGGGCGAGAGACCCTCGATGAAGTCGACGTCGGGCTTGTCCATCTGACCGAGGAACTGGCGCGCGTAGGCCGACAGCGACTCGACGTAGCGTCGCTGGCCCTCGGCGAAGATCGTGTCGAACGCGAGCGACGACTTGCCCGAGCCGGACAGGCCCGTGAAGACGATGAGGGCGTCGCGCGGCAGGTCGAGCGAGACGTCCTTGAGGTTGTGCTCGCGCGCACCGCGAATGATGAGCTGGTCAGCCACTGGAGTCCTCTGGATCGACCGGGTGGGTGTTCGAACAAGTGTTCGGCACGGGCAACGTAACGACAAGTCGCCGCGCCGGTCCGACCAGCCTAGGTGGCACCGCGGACAATCCTGCGTCCGGCGGCGACCCGAAAGGGTTGCCTCACCCACCAGGATGGGAACCGTGACCGTCCCGGCCGACCCGTCCACCCCCTCCGAACCGCTGGCCGCAGCGGCCACATCGGTCACCTCCGATGCCCGGGTCGCGCTCGACCGCTCCACCCGTCGGCTGATCCGCACTGTCGACGGTCTCGAGGACGCCTCGTACGCCGAGGCCTCCCTCCTGCCCGGCTGGACGCGCGCCCACGTGGTCGCCCACCTCGCGCTCAACGCCGAGGGCCTCGCTGCGGCGCTGCGCGGCGTCGCCGACGGCGTCCCGGTCGCGATGTACGCCGGCGACGCGGCCCGCGACGACGACATCGACAAGCTCGCCGCCTCCCGCCCGACGACCCTTCGCTCGCGGCTGTACGGCGCCACGACCGATCTCGCCGACGCCCTGGCCTCCGTGCCCGGCGACCTGCACGAGACCGTGATCGAGCGCACACCCGGAAGCACGCGCACGTTCGTCGTGGGCGAGGTGACGTCGATGCGGCGTCGCGAGGTCGAGATCCACCACGCCGACCTGGGTGTCGGCTACCGGCCCTCCGACTGGCCGGCCGACTTCGCCGTCCTCCTGGTTGACCGGCTGGCTCCTCGGGCTCCGGCCACCCTGGTCGCCACCGACGTCGACCGCACCTGGCAGGCTGACCCGGGAGCGCCCACCGTCACCGGGACCGCCGCCGACCTGGGCTGGTGGCTCACCGGCCGCGACCCGGGCGACCGACTGACGAGCGACGGCGCGATGCCGAGGATCGAGGCATGGTGAGCACCAGCGACAGCACGGACAGCAGCACTGCGAGCACCGGCTACACCGGCGAGGTGACCGTCGGCGGCGCACCCGACGTCCGCGAGCTCGAGAGGCTGGTGGTCACCAAGGTGGCGGTCGACCCGCAGATGAGCAACAACTGCTACCTGCTGACCTGCCGCCAGACGGGCGACCAGGTGCTCGTCGACGCGGCCGCCGAGCCCGAGGTGCTGCTCCCCCTCGTCGCAGGCGGTCTCTCCACCATCGTCACCACCCACCAGCATTGGGACCACCACCGCGCCCTCGCCGACGTCGTCGCGGCCACCGGGTCCGAGGTGGTCGCCGGGGCACCCGACGCCGCCGCGATCACCGAGCAGACCGGCGTCCCCGTGGCACGCCGTCTCGAGCACGGCGACGTCGTCAAGGTCGGCGCCTGCTCGCTCGAGGTGATCGCGATCGCCGGGCACACCCCCGGCTCGGTCGCCCTGCTGTACGACGACCCGGCGAGCGACGGCCACGCCCACCTGTTCACCGGTGACTCGCTGTTCCCCGGAGGCGTCGGGGGCACGTTCGGCGACGACAAGGCGGCACTGTTCGAGCAGCTGATCACCGACGTCGAGACGCGGATCTTCGACCGGCTGCCCGACGACACGTGGTTCTACCCCGGCC
Coding sequences within it:
- the uvrA gene encoding excinuclease ABC subunit UvrA — translated: MADQLIIRGAREHNLKDVSLDLPRDALIVFTGLSGSGKSSLAFDTIFAEGQRRYVESLSAYARQFLGQMDKPDVDFIEGLSPAVSIDQKSTSKNPRSTVGTITEVYDYLRLLFARAGRPHCPTCGAPIERQTPQQIVDRVLALEEGARFQVLAPVIRGRKGEYLELFKQLQTQGFSRVRVNGETYAMDEPPKLDKQKKHTIEVVVDRLAVKESSKRRLTDSVETALNLAAGLVVFDFVDREPKHPERELKFSEKMSCPNDHPIDTDDLEPRSFSFNSPFGACPACSGLGTRMEVDPELVVPDPRATLNEGAIQPWDNVSVGEYFRKLLGALGGKLDFDLDTPWSDLSASARTAILDGHAAKVHVVTRNRYGRERSYDARFEGVRPYIERRHREAESDTSRERFEGYMREVPCPTCRGSRLKPVSMSVTLGGKNIAEICALPINETAEFLDGLELTARERQIGERVLKEIQERLRFLLDVGLDYLSLNRPSGSLSGGEAQRIRLATQIGAGLVGVLYVLDEPSIGLHQRDNQRLIETLVRLKDLGNTLIVVEHDEDTIKVADWVVDIGPGAGEHGGQVVHSGTVQGLLNHRDSMTGQYLSGRREIPVPAVRRPRTVGRELRVHGAHENNLRNVDVSFPLGLFVAVTGVSGSGKSTLVNDILYTSLAKQIYHARAVPGRHQKITGLEHVDKVIHVDQSPIGRTPRSNPATYTGVFDHVRKLFASTPEAKMRGYLQGRFSFNVKGGRCEACAGDGTIKIEMNFLPDVYVPCEVCHGARYNRETLEVHYKGKTIAEVLDMPIEEALDFFAAVPPIARHMKTLVEVGLGYVRLGQPATTLSGGEAQRVKLSSELQKRSTGRTVYVLDEPTTGLHFEDIRKLLLVLGRLVDAGNSVLVIEHNLDVIKTADWLVDMGPEGGSRGGTVLAEGTPEDVAAVPESYTGQYLAPLLAGREAQQPTRRRAASTAPVGRRGTSTAAATGSKAPAKKAATKKATAKTATVKKATATKAPRRAPRSS
- a CDS encoding maleylpyruvate isomerase family mycothiol-dependent enzyme, with amino-acid sequence MTVPADPSTPSEPLAAAATSVTSDARVALDRSTRRLIRTVDGLEDASYAEASLLPGWTRAHVVAHLALNAEGLAAALRGVADGVPVAMYAGDAARDDDIDKLAASRPTTLRSRLYGATTDLADALASVPGDLHETVIERTPGSTRTFVVGEVTSMRRREVEIHHADLGVGYRPSDWPADFAVLLVDRLAPRAPATLVATDVDRTWQADPGAPTVTGTAADLGWWLTGRDPGDRLTSDGAMPRIEAW
- a CDS encoding MBL fold metallo-hydrolase; amino-acid sequence: MVSTSDSTDSSTASTGYTGEVTVGGAPDVRELERLVVTKVAVDPQMSNNCYLLTCRQTGDQVLVDAAAEPEVLLPLVAGGLSTIVTTHQHWDHHRALADVVAATGSEVVAGAPDAAAITEQTGVPVARRLEHGDVVKVGACSLEVIAIAGHTPGSVALLYDDPASDGHAHLFTGDSLFPGGVGGTFGDDKAALFEQLITDVETRIFDRLPDDTWFYPGHGADSTLGAERPHLGEWRERGY